In Candidatus Latescibacter sp., one genomic interval encodes:
- a CDS encoding LexA family transcriptional regulator codes for MELKDRLAYQMKRREIANAAELSRQTGLTQVAIRNYLRGIKVPNSQALVKLSRALTTTTDYLLTGTPSRPDRIPLLSKIPGGNPVAWSDGEYPAGFGEEFLDRGEVTDPNAFALIVDGDSMSPRINSGDIVIISPNTPVINRSIAAVAINREERTLKTVIFLPKGKILLQPENEKYPPIVLEEKQITFIGRVIERRQKL; via the coding sequence ATGGAATTAAAAGACAGACTTGCATACCAGATGAAAAGGCGCGAGATAGCTAATGCAGCAGAACTTTCGAGGCAAACCGGACTCACACAGGTGGCCATACGCAACTACCTGCGAGGGATCAAAGTACCCAATTCCCAAGCGCTGGTCAAACTCTCACGGGCGCTAACCACCACTACCGATTATCTTTTGACCGGAACTCCGAGCCGCCCCGATCGAATTCCTCTGCTTTCAAAAATCCCGGGAGGAAACCCCGTCGCCTGGTCTGATGGGGAATATCCTGCCGGGTTTGGCGAAGAATTCCTTGACCGCGGCGAGGTTACAGATCCCAATGCTTTTGCGCTCATCGTAGACGGCGACAGTATGAGTCCCCGGATAAATTCAGGAGATATCGTCATTATCTCGCCTAACACTCCAGTTATCAATCGCTCAATTGCTGCAGTGGCGATCAACCGTGAAGAAAGAACTCTGAAAACAGTAATTTTCCTGCCGAAAGGGAAAATTCTTCTGCAGCCGGAAAATGAAAAATATCCCCCGATAGTTCTTGAAGAAAAACAAATAACTTTCATAGGCCGGGTAATAGAACGCCGTCAGAAACTGTAA